From one Candidatus Eisenbacteria bacterium genomic stretch:
- a CDS encoding magnesium transporter CorA family protein, whose translation MVKEFTFCGGKIVESSDKECPIYVYVNPDETERKYLIESLNIDEHTLHSSLDSNELARMEMEPDHLALIIKQPKRYTGKDSFLFNVESIGLFMFSNRLIILLAEDIPLFYGRQFAKVDSIQDVVLKLLYMSTAHFQGHIKAISMCSDELEEQINSSINNRQLLNMFTLEKSLVFYLEGISSNGRVIERLKTSASKLGLSTTHAEFLDDIAIENAQSYEMAQIYSQVISSLMDARASIISNNLNVMMKNLNAIVIAVAIPSFFAGVGGMSEFSAMIGLERSWKIAYPLFFVAMLCLGLGTFFLIRKVERTWR comes from the coding sequence ATGGTGAAGGAATTCACTTTCTGCGGGGGCAAAATCGTGGAGAGTTCGGACAAAGAATGTCCAATCTACGTGTACGTCAACCCCGACGAGACTGAACGGAAATACCTCATCGAGAGTCTCAATATCGATGAACACACGCTGCACTCTTCCCTGGACTCCAACGAGCTTGCGCGAATGGAAATGGAGCCCGACCACTTGGCGCTGATCATAAAGCAGCCGAAGCGCTACACCGGGAAGGACAGCTTTCTCTTCAACGTCGAGTCCATCGGTCTTTTCATGTTCTCCAACCGACTCATTATTTTGCTCGCGGAGGACATTCCGCTGTTTTACGGTCGACAATTCGCCAAGGTCGATTCCATTCAAGACGTGGTTCTTAAACTCCTATACATGTCCACGGCCCATTTTCAGGGGCACATCAAGGCCATCAGTATGTGCAGCGACGAACTCGAAGAGCAGATAAACTCCTCCATAAATAACCGGCAGTTGCTCAACATGTTCACGTTGGAGAAGAGCCTCGTATTTTACCTGGAGGGAATCAGCTCGAACGGCCGCGTCATCGAACGGCTCAAAACAAGCGCGAGCAAGCTTGGGCTCTCGACGACTCACGCGGAATTCCTCGACGACATAGCCATAGAAAACGCCCAGTCCTACGAAATGGCCCAGATTTACTCCCAGGTCATCTCCAGCCTCATGGATGCTCGCGCTTCGATAATCAGCAACAACCTGAACGTCATGATGAAGAACCTCAATGCCATTGTCATCGCCGTTGCTATTCCGAGCTTTTTTGCCGGCGTTGGGGGCATGTCGGAATTCTCGGCCATGATCGGCCTGGAACGGTCGTGGAAGATTGCATATCCGCTCTTCTTTGTGGCCATGTTATGCCTCGGCCTCGGCACGTTCTTCCTCATCAGGAAGGTTGAGCGCACCTGGAGATAG
- a CDS encoding ferredoxin:thioredoxin reductase yields MSDIEKLYEALRKLQEPKGYYFNKDKTKASEVIEALVANKERYGYMSCPCRLASGDRESDRDIICPCAYREADVKEYGTCFCNLYSSEEWNEGKVPHVYVPDRRPPEKVRF; encoded by the coding sequence ATGAGCGACATCGAGAAACTTTACGAAGCCCTGAGAAAACTGCAGGAACCAAAGGGATACTATTTCAACAAAGACAAGACGAAGGCCTCCGAGGTCATTGAGGCGCTCGTTGCCAACAAAGAGCGGTACGGTTACATGAGCTGTCCCTGCAGGCTGGCGTCAGGCGATCGCGAATCCGACAGGGACATAATCTGCCCGTGCGCCTACCGAGAGGCGGACGTCAAGGAATACGGGACGTGCTTCTGCAATCTCTATTCCTCAGAAGAGTGGAACGAAGGGAAAGTCCCTCACGTCTATGTCCCTGATCGAAGGCCTCCGGAGAAGGTCCGCTTCTAG
- a CDS encoding glutaredoxin family protein — MEQRPVRMYTLSTCGYCKATKKFLDECKVKYEATDVDLLTGKEREAALAEVKRLNPQYSFPTIIIGDKVIVGYKEDEIRNALGIT; from the coding sequence ATGGAGCAGAGACCAGTAAGAATGTACACCCTCAGTACGTGCGGTTACTGCAAGGCTACGAAGAAGTTTCTTGACGAGTGCAAGGTGAAATATGAGGCCACGGACGTGGATTTGCTTACGGGCAAGGAGCGGGAGGCAGCACTTGCGGAGGTCAAGAGACTGAATCCCCAGTACTCATTTCCCACCATCATAATCGGAGACAAGGTAATCGTGGGCTACAAGGAAGATGAGATCAGGAATGCTTTGGGAATAACATGA
- a CDS encoding electron transfer flavoprotein subunit beta/FixA family protein — translation MQAIVCIKQVPEIPNVGIDPRTNTLIREGIPSIINPFDMYAIEEALLMKDKFGGKVSVITMGPPQAVEALREALAMGADEAFLLSDKGFAGSDTWATSYALSKAVEKIGEYDIIFCGKQAIDGDTAQVGPGVARRLGIPQLTYVCKIREIDLAAKRIVVERMLEAGKEVVESKLPALVTVVKDINQPRFRTLIGIRKATQAQIPVLKPADINCEDAKIGLLGSATEVVKIFTPEPRKGGQVLEGEPEETCEILVQKLMDAKFL, via the coding sequence GTGCAAGCGATTGTGTGCATCAAACAAGTTCCAGAGATCCCAAACGTGGGCATCGACCCCCGCACGAATACTCTCATCAGGGAGGGAATCCCCAGCATCATCAACCCGTTCGACATGTACGCGATTGAAGAGGCTCTCCTGATGAAGGACAAGTTTGGCGGCAAGGTCAGCGTGATAACCATGGGACCTCCCCAGGCAGTGGAGGCTCTGCGAGAGGCCCTTGCCATGGGCGCGGACGAAGCGTTTCTTCTGAGCGACAAGGGATTCGCGGGCTCAGACACGTGGGCCACGTCGTACGCGCTCTCGAAGGCCGTAGAGAAGATCGGTGAGTACGACATCATCTTCTGCGGCAAGCAGGCCATCGACGGGGACACCGCCCAGGTCGGCCCTGGCGTCGCAAGGCGTCTCGGCATTCCTCAGCTCACTTACGTGTGCAAGATCAGGGAGATCGACCTGGCGGCAAAGAGAATTGTCGTCGAAAGGATGCTCGAGGCCGGAAAAGAAGTCGTCGAGTCGAAGCTCCCCGCCCTCGTCACGGTGGTCAAGGACATAAATCAACCGCGCTTCAGAACGCTCATAGGAATCAGGAAGGCCACTCAGGCGCAGATTCCGGTGCTGAAGCCGGCGGACATCAACTGCGAAGACGCCAAGATAGGCCTGTTGGGTTCGGCTACCGAGGTCGTGAAAATTTTCACCCCGGAGCCTCGGAAGGGCGGACAAGTCCTCGAGGGCGAGCCTGAGGAGACCTGCGAGATTCTTGTTCAGAAGCTGATGGACGCAAAGTTTCTGTAG
- a CDS encoding FAD-binding protein → MANLRVNEETCTGCGACVESCPFGALILEGEFVRIADNCNDCGACVSSCPSEALILERPKQAPAVDLSQYKDVWIVVEYENKRVSHVALELLGKGRELADGLGSRLCGVILGESISELSQEIFAHGADVAYVVESPSLRKYRTDPYVDAAAFLIRKHKPEIVLVGATTTGRDFAGALATEIGTGLTADCTGLEIESETKNLLQTRPAFGGNIMAQIVCRRHRPQMATVRPKVMELPRRVDGRKGDVVAEKIDFDEEKFLTRVLEFIKEEGSTVNLADANVIVSGGRGLGEPQNFKVVEELARVLGGAVGASRAAVDAGWIPYPHQVGQTGKTVRPKLYVACGISGAIQHLAGMQTSDIIVAINKDPDAPIFKVATFGIVGDLFNVVPLLTEKFKKRLGK, encoded by the coding sequence GTGGCAAATCTTAGGGTCAACGAAGAAACCTGCACGGGGTGCGGTGCTTGCGTCGAGAGCTGCCCCTTCGGCGCATTGATTCTCGAGGGTGAGTTTGTGCGCATCGCAGACAACTGCAACGATTGCGGCGCGTGCGTGAGCTCGTGTCCCAGCGAAGCTCTCATTCTCGAAAGGCCCAAGCAGGCGCCTGCGGTTGACTTGTCTCAGTACAAGGACGTGTGGATCGTCGTGGAATATGAGAACAAGCGCGTCTCGCACGTGGCACTTGAGCTTCTCGGCAAGGGCAGGGAGCTTGCGGATGGACTGGGTTCCAGACTCTGCGGCGTCATATTGGGCGAATCGATCTCAGAGCTTTCACAGGAGATCTTTGCTCACGGCGCGGACGTCGCGTACGTGGTGGAGAGTCCGTCACTCCGCAAGTATCGAACGGACCCCTACGTCGACGCCGCCGCGTTCTTGATAAGAAAACACAAACCCGAGATAGTGCTGGTAGGAGCCACGACCACCGGCAGGGATTTTGCGGGCGCCCTCGCGACCGAAATCGGCACCGGCCTCACCGCAGACTGCACGGGCCTTGAGATCGAGTCCGAGACGAAGAATCTCCTACAGACGAGGCCTGCCTTCGGCGGCAATATCATGGCACAAATCGTGTGCCGCAGGCACAGACCTCAGATGGCCACTGTCCGTCCCAAGGTGATGGAGCTTCCGCGGCGAGTAGACGGAAGGAAAGGCGACGTCGTCGCAGAGAAGATTGACTTCGACGAGGAGAAGTTTCTTACCAGGGTGCTTGAATTCATCAAGGAAGAAGGCTCGACCGTGAATCTCGCTGACGCCAACGTGATAGTCTCGGGGGGACGGGGACTCGGAGAGCCGCAGAATTTCAAGGTCGTCGAGGAACTCGCAAGGGTTCTCGGCGGCGCGGTAGGGGCATCTCGGGCCGCCGTGGACGCGGGTTGGATCCCCTATCCCCATCAGGTCGGGCAGACCGGAAAGACCGTGAGACCCAAACTCTACGTGGCTTGCGGCATTTCGGGAGCCATTCAGCATCTCGCCGGCATGCAAACGTCCGACATCATTGTCGCGATAAACAAGGACCCCGATGCTCCCATCTTCAAAGTGGCCACCTTCGGAATTGTGGGAGACCTCTTCAACGTAGTCCCCCTCCTCACAGAAAAGTTCAAGAAGCGCCTCGGAAAATAG
- a CDS encoding aminotransferase class I/II-fold pyridoxal phosphate-dependent enzyme has product MKDRKLRFATLAVHGREGHEKTEKQVHVDPLSTPIFQSSTFAFESAEQGAAIFAGEQEGYYYTRLGNPTQAVLEKQMALLEGGEAAAATASGMAATVSLAVSLVKSGERIVASDTLYGGTHQLFRNTFERLNLEVVEVDASVPENVERAIDGRTRLVFIETPANPTLKLIDIAAVASITRRRGIALAVDNTFSTPYYQNPLQLGADFVVHSATKYIGGHGDTVAGIVVGPAQKIKQMKKEFVRDLGGCISPFNAWLLLRGLKTLHIRMERHSENALAVAEFLSSHPKVERVWFPWLSSHPQHALAKRQMRGPGGMIAFEVKGGRDAGRKLMNGVRLCVLAVSLGDVATLIQHPASMTHTGYSRQELEEVGITEGLIRLSVGLEDAADLIYDLDQAMEHI; this is encoded by the coding sequence ATGAAAGACCGAAAACTGAGATTCGCAACGCTGGCGGTGCACGGTAGGGAAGGACACGAGAAGACCGAGAAACAGGTGCACGTCGATCCACTGTCCACCCCAATCTTTCAGAGCTCGACGTTCGCGTTCGAAAGCGCAGAGCAGGGCGCTGCCATATTCGCAGGCGAGCAAGAAGGTTACTACTACACAAGGCTGGGAAATCCCACGCAGGCAGTTCTCGAGAAACAGATGGCTCTTCTGGAGGGCGGAGAAGCTGCCGCTGCGACGGCCTCCGGAATGGCCGCGACAGTCTCGCTGGCGGTCAGTCTCGTCAAGAGTGGAGAGAGGATCGTCGCATCGGACACGTTGTACGGAGGCACACACCAGCTTTTCAGGAACACTTTCGAGCGCCTGAACCTCGAGGTCGTCGAAGTGGACGCTTCGGTACCTGAGAACGTCGAGCGGGCAATTGACGGAAGAACAAGACTCGTCTTCATAGAGACCCCGGCCAATCCGACCTTGAAGCTGATTGACATAGCCGCAGTAGCGTCAATCACGAGACGGCGTGGGATTGCGCTCGCCGTGGACAACACCTTCAGCACTCCTTACTACCAAAACCCGCTTCAGCTCGGCGCCGACTTTGTGGTCCACAGCGCGACGAAGTACATAGGCGGACACGGCGACACGGTCGCGGGCATCGTCGTGGGCCCGGCCCAGAAGATCAAGCAAATGAAAAAGGAGTTCGTGAGAGACCTGGGCGGATGCATCAGTCCTTTCAACGCCTGGTTGCTCCTGAGGGGACTCAAGACGCTTCACATTCGTATGGAAAGGCACTCGGAGAACGCTCTTGCAGTCGCGGAGTTCCTGTCCTCTCATCCCAAGGTGGAGAGAGTGTGGTTTCCCTGGTTGAGCTCGCACCCTCAGCACGCGCTCGCAAAGAGACAAATGCGCGGTCCGGGCGGCATGATAGCCTTTGAGGTGAAGGGAGGGAGGGACGCCGGGCGCAAACTCATGAACGGCGTCAGGCTGTGCGTTCTGGCAGTGAGCCTTGGAGACGTTGCAACCTTGATTCAGCACCCCGCGTCGATGACGCACACGGGTTACTCGAGACAGGAACTCGAAGAAGTGGGCATCACCGAGGGCCTCATAAGACTCTCCGTGGGTCTGGAAGACGCCGCAGACCTGATCTACGACCTGGACCAGGCGATGGAGCACATCTAG
- a CDS encoding glycosyltransferase family 39 protein: protein MSSNLSSTTPGCTDRLDYYADGYRHQRLYVALLILLALFLRLYRLSSQSIWVDEMLTLFWSGFSAPFIPADVFTNLHSPLHSLVMFLWTRLAGESEFALRFPSVVFSVLSLFAIYRLILRLSGPRTAAVALAVMALSPFHVWYAQEARNYSMLLFFSALSFESFLNLLSEPDRKSFGKYVLFTFAAFLSNMSAVFVVAVQDVFFLISRRKLSFRSLVFAHVILAFLLLPWLGEMLHRVEFLRLARTAPYVGTEFLRGQTTFTPFAVPYTFFVFSLGYSFGPSLAELHESARLASFAHYGPVLIPAAIAFSLAVLLGIISLRNRTKLLSLLLVWIALPLVVVSFFAIKNFKPFNPRYLMVSYPAFVLLLAEGLRLGGARAVGPGASEPEGTVRRRGMVSFLGTAMRLALCALVLGTMLLSLWNYYRVPRYGKDDFRAASRTLEAEFAPGDMVFTEGTYEPLLYYLRHGHSGQGGAPITFLPLYPEMVGNDARVRDYVLEKAREANRVWLVTSRLWNLDPERKVPALFQQMFLAEREFHFQGVDVVLYSKR from the coding sequence ATGAGTTCGAACCTCTCCTCGACCACACCCGGGTGCACGGACCGGCTCGACTACTACGCCGACGGATACCGCCACCAGCGACTCTACGTGGCTCTCCTGATCTTGTTGGCGCTTTTCCTGAGGCTCTATCGCCTGTCCAGCCAGAGTATCTGGGTGGACGAGATGCTCACGCTGTTCTGGAGTGGCTTCAGTGCGCCGTTCATTCCGGCGGACGTATTCACGAATCTGCACAGCCCGCTTCATTCGCTGGTCATGTTTCTCTGGACGAGACTGGCCGGGGAAAGCGAGTTTGCGCTGAGATTTCCTTCGGTCGTCTTCAGCGTCCTCTCCTTGTTCGCGATCTACAGGCTCATTCTCAGGCTCTCCGGCCCTCGAACGGCCGCGGTCGCTCTCGCGGTGATGGCGCTCTCTCCTTTTCACGTCTGGTATGCCCAGGAGGCCCGCAACTACAGCATGTTGCTCTTCTTCTCGGCCCTGTCCTTTGAGAGTTTCTTGAACCTTCTCTCCGAGCCCGATAGAAAGAGCTTCGGGAAGTACGTGCTCTTCACTTTCGCAGCCTTTCTGTCCAACATGAGCGCGGTCTTCGTAGTGGCCGTGCAGGACGTGTTCTTCTTGATCTCACGCCGAAAGCTCTCGTTCCGAAGCCTCGTCTTTGCGCACGTAATCTTGGCGTTCCTCCTTCTTCCCTGGCTTGGCGAGATGCTTCACAGGGTCGAATTCCTCCGACTCGCTAGGACTGCGCCATACGTGGGCACCGAATTCCTGCGGGGCCAGACCACGTTCACACCGTTTGCCGTTCCCTACACCTTCTTCGTCTTCTCTCTCGGCTATTCCTTCGGGCCCAGCCTCGCAGAGCTTCACGAGTCGGCACGCCTCGCGAGCTTCGCTCACTACGGTCCTGTTCTTATCCCCGCAGCCATTGCCTTCTCGCTCGCCGTACTGCTGGGAATCATCTCCTTGAGAAACAGGACGAAGCTTCTTTCGTTACTCCTTGTGTGGATAGCACTTCCACTAGTCGTCGTTTCCTTTTTTGCGATCAAGAACTTCAAGCCCTTCAATCCCAGATACTTAATGGTGAGTTACCCGGCGTTCGTCTTGCTTCTCGCGGAAGGCCTGCGGCTCGGGGGAGCCAGAGCCGTTGGTCCTGGCGCGAGTGAGCCGGAGGGAACCGTCAGGCGGCGGGGCATGGTATCTTTCCTGGGGACCGCGATGCGACTGGCCCTTTGCGCCCTCGTTCTCGGGACAATGCTTCTTTCCTTGTGGAACTACTACCGGGTGCCGCGCTACGGAAAGGACGACTTCAGGGCCGCGTCCAGGACTCTTGAGGCGGAGTTCGCGCCGGGCGATATGGTGTTCACGGAGGGAACGTACGAACCTTTGCTCTATTATCTTCGACACGGCCACTCGGGCCAGGGCGGAGCACCAATCACGTTTTTGCCTCTCTATCCGGAAATGGTCGGGAACGATGCCAGGGTGCGTGACTATGTTCTGGAGAAGGCCCGAGAAGCAAACCGTGTCTGGCTCGTGACATCCAGGCTTTGGAATTTGGATCCGGAAAGAAAAGTGCCCGCACTGTTCCAACAGATGTTTCTCGCCGAAAGGGAGTTTCACTTTCAGGGCGTGGACGTCGTCCTCTACTCCAAGAGATGA